The DNA window ATGGCATGTCAATTTGTAGTTTAATCTTGTGAGTTAATAAGGAAAATGTAAAGCATGTCAGAATTGCCCCTGGTCTCCCCCTACAATATTTTTCTCTACACAAGCCAAAGCACAAGGAAACATTATAAGCACTTATAGAGAGAGCTGGAGAAGACAGCATCCCACTGCCTGGCTTTATATagcacagcaaacacacagagagaggatcaaagaagaagagaaaacatgctgatttattaaaatgcctTCTGCCTCAACACAACCCCGCACAACATTGTcttaaagaggagagagagagagagagagaggggaaaagatGGATGGGCTGAGAGATGacgaggaaagagagagaaaaggaaaggagGATTGCAGCATTTGTTGAACATTAATAGTCATTTCAAAAGCATGGACATAAATAAGGGGTTGGTCTTCTGATAAGCTTTCGGTCTTCGGGGAAGGCTTGAAGATGGAACACTGATGCAGATGGGTTGTTTCTAATGCAGTTGTGATCTTAATTCATCTCAAAGATGTGGTGTTCAAGCATTCTTTGTGAAGGCCAGTCAAGATCTTTCATGCCAGACTCACTGAAACTCTTCTACGTTAGCCTTGCTTTGTGTTTTAAGTATGACCAGTTCTACTAAAATGCGTTTTATGTAGTAGCAGAAGCCgaaaaaccaaaacagaaaaagagtgtCCACTTACTTTTGGCAATCTgcacactactgtttaaaatatttttttaatgctttttaaagaagCCTCTTATGCTGACCAAGgccacatttatttaatcaaaaataggAATAGCgccataattttaaaaagatttctattttgtaCATATCCTATATATcctttgcatatttttaaataaaaggtacattatagtttcatttttactttattttaattttaatttctaatgaagatgataatacaaatattacacaaattATTCTGTTCAAAAGGTGATTCCTTGATATTCTTGATTATTCTTGAGTGTTGCCTTCTTATAATATATCTGTTATTCAGCAGCTTCATGgtataaaaaataatcttaaattttaaatttctatttttttttaaagctaaacgTCTTTCAGATTATGTAAGAGATGGCCTATTTAAATGTATGAGAAAAATCTTATGTAATGCTCACATTTAAATTaagacacacaagcacacaccaAATCAGGTAACTCAGGCTTTTTTTAAAGGGGACATGACGTGGATTTTCAAGGCtcttttaaagatgttttttttttttaaacagaatattcttctttttttcattttccatgttGTGCTCCAGTGAAAGGAGAAATCTGTCAAAATGTGAATTCGCATTGGTATTGTATTTAGATTAGTAAGCGTCAGTTATCTTGATGAGTCCTATTGGCTTTTGACATACCGTGACATTTATGTCCAGAGTAGACAGAGTGAATGAACACCAGTGGATGGGGCCTGTGGTGCAGTGATGTATAGTTATTCCCTCAATGTCTTGCTCTGGAGGCAgtcacatacaaatatatttgttcGTGTGATGTCACAGATCCCACAATAGCCATTTCTGGAGCTTGATGAAATAAATGGTGTTATAATGAGGaagagattttatttaaaataagggATCGTTTAAAAAGCTagttaaatcaaaaataaaattttgtaattaCTCATGCCATTTCAAATGTATGAATCcattgttcatcttcagaacacaaattaagatatttttgaagaaatccgagagctttccgaccctgcatagacatcagtgaaactgaaacattcaaggcccagaaatgcAGTAAGGACATAAAAATAgaccatgtgacatcagtggttcagctgtaatgtaatgaagctatgagaataatTTTTTGTGCGTAAAGAAAACGAGaataactttattcaattatttcttctcttccatATCAGTCTCTGTaccaaagatgaatgaaagtcttacaggtttgaaatgacatgagggagAGTAATTTGGACgatattttgtactttaataGTACTAAgaagatataaaaaataaaattaaaggaaAATTTGATTGCTCatgtcatgacccctttaagataGGAGCAATAAAAGAAGGGAACTGAGCAGAAAAGGGATATTGCGTTTAAACAGACAGAGATTTAAAGGACTGTATGTGCAGGTGGACATCAGCACAGAGGAGAAAGAGAGTTTATGGTGTGTGATTAAGAGTCTTCATTGATCTGTGTCATAGAAACATCTTTCCTGTCCACTGAACACAACAAGAGCAGCAAGAACAAGCCAAtaagagagagacggagacagaGGACAGGATGGATGAGTAGAGACCGAGACAGAAATTTATTATGCTGACCCTGAGAAAGGAGAAAACAAGAAGATGGGTGAAGTGGAGACCAATACGCTACACCATCTCTCACCATATTTTACTTGCTTGTTATATACAGAGCCATTTTATATTGAAAGATTATTGATATGTTACGTTCTTTGTTGTGGTGCTTGTGAAGATTAGCATACAAAGAAATGTGTCCTATATGTGTAACTAATATACTCAAGAGGGGAAAACAGCTTTTACTTGATTTGATGAATAAAGCCATGTCACTGGATTGATCTGTAGGTGCTATTAGTCAATTGCAGTGAAGCAAGCATGCGACAAGGGTTTATAAGCACGCAATGATGGGTGTTTGCCTGTCacttgcaaaaataaaagaaatctgaGGCAGCGGGcctgtgtgtttttctatttgcataattaatatacacagtgcacacacatatattatacatgcagatatttaagaaaaacatgatacatttacattttcatatatttagatatgatataaatgtaatgtgtttgtgtgtgtgtgtgagtgtaattattttttttctgtggtttcCATGAAGAGTTGCATGACTTTTTTTGAAACAGATTTCTGTTTCATGTTCTCCAGAGAGGaggttttctgtgttttgcagCTGTGCCTCAGgtttaaacaaaaagtgcacagcAGATGCCACTTCTAAAAATGGGAATCTTTCTGAAACGTGGGATGCGTATTGATCTATGGTACTGTATATCTCTTACAGGCAGTGATGGGGCAGATACAGAAGAGAGACTGGTGGAGCATCTTCTAAATCCAGCCCACTACAACAAACTGATCCGACCAGCGACTAATGGCTCAGAACTGGTGACAGTGCAGCTGATGGTCTCGCTGGCTCAGCTCATCAGTGTGGTCAGTGGACACATTTACATATTGTTCTCTCATATTTACACGGAATATGCATGTGAATAAGGGTTTcattaaattgttataatatttggCATGCTGTGCCTCCTTATGAATTGTACTTCATTTCATATCATAAAACTTGTTCCCTTCAGAATTTAACCAAATACGTGACAGAGCCAGAGCTTTTATTGGAACCCTCTTGTCTATTCAAAATCTCTTCTGTTTTCAcaatttggttgtttttttcagtgtggtATTATGTATCTTAGCTCAGTAAGCCTACTTAGGTCTAAAATGGAGCTGTGACATAATGCAGTTAGGCTTAGAGGCTTTTGTATTAGCATGATTTTTAGAGTAAAATGATGTCAGTGTGCTGTTAGAAGCGAGTATAGACAACAGGAAATGGCCATCTCTGTTCCCACAGGTGCAGCAAATTACCCATGCTTACTGACCACTCATCATTCTATGCTAACCGCTCAGCTGTCAGCCGATTACATGCTTCCTTCATGCTTGTAATGCACTGTAAATCAACAGCTCACTTACCTGGGCTGAAAGCTGGAGGAAAGTAGCGTTATTCTTGTGTAATTCATCACTGGAGAGCAGGCAGGGGCTTCTTGACGTCCTTgatccataaaaaaaattatgcttaaGAATGTAGCCTTAAAGTCAATTAAAAGAGATATTAAATCATGAAATGATGAACCATGATGAATACTTTCTTATGGTACTTGGTACTATATTATATTggaaccatatatatatatatatatatatatatatatatatatatatatatatatatatatatatatatatatatatatatatatacaggaattaataaaaatcttttattaattcataaaactataataattcaCTTAAATGTGTTGTTCAAAAACATAAGATTTTGCATTTTGAAGttgctatttttacttttctctgTCTATTTGGTGttctaattatattaaattgtattatattacattaaatttaataacaatgttaatcaaatattcaataaatgttaataaatgctggaataaatacaatttatataacGTATTTCTAATATGAAGTTCAATTTGTATCATCTTTTAACTTGTATGATCtcagtctgtttttttcttttacacagCATGAGAGAGAACAGATCATGACCACCAATGTCTGGCTTACACAGGTCAGtctatatttgcattatttatgccCCATTTTATCCACATGTACTGCTGTCACAGACACACaattgtttttctgtcattGTAATTGATGTTCTGCTGATTTCCATCGAAGCttacataaatattatcaaataaagtgttttttaaagactAACTTTAAAGTGTGCATTCACAATTAAACACCTAACATCGACAGCTACCGATTACTTAAAAGTCTCCTGCCATAATtagaaagcaaacaaacatggTTAAGAGTGTGAATATGCAGAATATCAGAAGCAAAATCTCAAATTGAGTTTGTTTCCATAATAAGTATCTCACAAGCTGTTATTACACACAAAACAACCCATGGAAATCTGTTTGTACAGATACAGTACTCTCTtacacatttctcttttttctctctcgttctTCATATTTCTGTCACTCCCTCTCTGAATCATCTGCTCATGGTCACTATGACCATAGATGTCAGCTGGCAGGAGTTATTGCCGCTGTCAGTACAGGTTACCCATAAAACTTTGCCACTGTGCGTGTCTTTCCCAgccagagagtgtgtgtgtgtgtgactggcGTGTCAAAGTAAAAGATGTAGCATAATTACATTAGTGGTCACTATCTGGTCAAACTCAACAGAAAGTGCATTAAATGACCATCATTAGACATTTATCACTCtttttgtgtgtattaatatgACTATTATTAGCTAGGCTACGCCTTTTGACAGCTCTCATTTGCAGTCTGTTTAATCTGTCAGCATTTAGGGCCTCAAGTAATTATTTCTAATCTTCTAATCTAGTTTATTAGGACATTTCTATTAGTAATGAAAAGTGACAGATCATTTATACATACGCTAAATATACTGCTAATTGACAGAGAGCAGTGGTGTGTGACAGATGAACATCATTTTAACACCATGTGGAATTGGTTACACCTCaacagaaaattatatatatatatatatatatatatatatatatatatatatatatatatatataacattataacaaaTGCGCATATatagtgcatgtgtgtgtgtgtgtgtatttttttatatcatattattttcataatatatactatatgcatgtgtatttaaatattaacatgtataGTTTTATATTCACTAAttcacttaatatatatatgtgtgtgttgctaTAAAGCCATGAGTAAAATGTAGGGGAAGAGGCCCAAAAATGATCACACATTTTTCTCCATTGACAGCCATTCAAAAGAATGAATGGTGAAAAGAATGGATTGCTTCATAGAAGGGATCATAGCCTCTCAAGTCTGTCGTGGTCATTTATTTTCGCTCTATCCTCAGGAGTGGCAGGACTACCGGCTAACATGGAACCCAGATGAGTTTGACGGCATGAAGAAGGTCCGTCTTCCTTCCAAACATATTTGGTTACCTGATGTTGTTCTTTACAACAAGTAAGTCTCAAAGATAATACCCTTTTTTGGCTTTTGTGTATTACAGTACTTATCTATTCTAATCTTAGCACCGTCTTTATTGTATCTGATAGTTTTTTCCATCACCCATACCTTTCCTCTATCGTTAGAGGGTAGATAACATCCCTCCTTATCAGTCTTTGTCTCATTAGTGGTGTTCTCGTGTCACATTACATGACCTCACTGTAAATAAAGCATGTTCCTCCTCTTTCCCTGTCAGTAGAAGATGTTTTAAATTCAACCTAATTAACACCAGCCTGTGTTTGTCTTGATGTTTCATTAATAAACTGTGCAGAGACACCCACAAACAGGCTCCAAATGCTTTCAGTATTTAAGTTCCATTTCTACTATTGTTATGATGTTTTCTGGATTATGTACCTAGCAAATGTGACGTGTCTGCACCAAATGCCTGAACTAAACAGTTACATAAGGCACTTACATTTGACATGAACAGGGTCAGGCagtcaatattaaaatacactgtATTAAAAGTATTGCCGAAAGATGTGATCATTAGAGATGCACAATACCTTGCCATGTGACTTGTGTACATTAACTTGTCTGGGTAATGTTGCTTAAAGTTACAATATCTAGTCTTTCAAGGTCATGGATTTGATTCATACTGAAGCAATTGCACAATCTAATAAATTGTGTCCTTTGAATACAATGTGCCATCTgctaaatgtactaaatgtcTGATGTTATGATTGCGTAGAAACATAAAACGACAAACATTCGCGCAATATGTGCAATGATACCAGAGACTGCAGTTACAAAACTGTAAAGCACTATTTATATAAAGCATTTTCTATCTACAAATTATATCAGTAATACATAACTAAACTTTTATCCACTTATAATAGTAGTTTTGACAGTTTTACTTCAATAATAGTAATCCtgtcaaagaaaaataaataaatgcaattgctTGTTGTGTTACTGTATTAATTTGTTCCATTAAATGATGAGTGACGAGCAGTGATGGGAATAACAGCGTTATAAGTAAACAGAGttactgtgttgtttttttcattttttccccgtTACAACTCTGTTAAACGttactgacaataaaatgtggcgttaatataatttattatgataacacaattttttttttcagtccatTTGAATGGGTGCTACATGTAAACAGTattgtttgttgtattttccaGTCAAAATAACAGTTTCTTTGGAATTCTTCAGCTTTTAAGAACTGCTGGTTTCTCTGGTAGTGGGCGGAACTAATGCGCTAACGACCATCTCATTGGCTGGCGCTCACCTTTTATAGTCCCTGTTTTGATTTGACATcatgattaatattcatgaacccagcagctcattaatcattaatcaaagcgagttttttttattgctactAGTAGTAGAATTTGTAATACTTGTGTAATCTTTTTGAATATTCACTCATACTTGTTCATTCTGATTACTAAAGTTCTAccatataatgctaaattataatatcattatattataactCTTGACTGACTGACACAGTAGTTACTTTCCCAGGTAAttagtaactagtaactataactAATTGCTGTCACACTTGCACTTTTGGTGTGCACCTGGTTTCATTTGACATCAGAGTTCGGTTCAGTTGAATAATCTGAATGCTGTTTTCTAAACTTCTAATCCATAACCAGATCTGTCTATGTGATGGTCTGGGATACTGTATAACTTTGGTGCCGTTCATTTCGGATGTGAATTGTTTTAAGTGAACCGCTACTGATAACATTAATTGGTATTATGTGACAAGCATCACTGAAGTGCTGCAAGCAAAGATAATTTATATCTCATTTCCGCTCACCTTCAGCAGAAATCTCCTGCATTCTTTTGAACCTTTGCATCACATTTGTGACAAATAGACACACAAGCTCTTATGTGTTTGTGCTTTAGAAGCAATCTGCTGTAGGCTATCTATTCATTTTGCCGTCTTCTCCTGctgattcattttcaagcaaaagGGATGAATAGCTGCTTCTCTGGTGACACAAATTCATGGTGTAGTTGtacttattatatacattttttaattatatcattttattttcatttgtaaaaaggTAATGTTTATTGAAAGTATAGCCCTTTGACGTTTTTCGCAATTCTTGTCTTTCCACCTTTTTATGGCCATAAATTTAAAGTAACTTAATCTAAGACTTTTTAAGGACCAGAACACAGTGTAAATTCAGTCCAGAAGAGGATGGGGGATCAGCTGAACTCTGGTCCCAGCAATCAGtccttaattattttatgtgatAGTCAACATTATGCAACAAATTCTATTAATAAAGCTTACTTTGAAGTATTAACCATCTCATAACCTCTCTGTCTCCTTCTCCATCAGTGCTGACGGCATGTACGAGGTGTCTTTCTACTCCAATGCCGTCATCTCCTACGATGGAAGTGTCTTCTGGCTGCCACCAGCGATCTACAAGAGTGCCTGCAAAATTGAGGTGAAACACTTCCCCTTCGACCAGCAGAACTGCACGTTGAGCTTCCGCTCGTGGACCTACGACCGCACAGAAGTGGACCTGGTTTTGCGTGCCGACGTGGCTAGCATGGACGATTTCACGCCCAGCGGCGAGTGGGACATCATTGCTTTGCCTGGCCGGCGAAACGAGAACCCCTCTGACCCAACCTACGTAGACATTACCTATGACTTCATTATCCGCCGCAAACCCCTCTTCTACACCATCAACCTCATCATACCTTGCGTCCTCATCACCTCGCTGGCCATCTTGGTCTTCTACCTTCCGTCGGACTGCGGGGAGAAGATGACGCTCTGTATCTCAGTGCTTCTGGCCCTCACTGTGTTCCTGCTGCTAATCTCCAAAATCGTGCCGCCAACATCTCTTGACGTCCCTCTGGTCGGGAAGTATCTGATGTTCACCATGGTTCTGGTCACGTTCTCGATTGTGACAAGTGTGTGCGTGCTGAACGTGCACCACCGGTCGCCCACCACTCACACCATGCCTCCATGGGTGAAGCTGGTGTTCCTCAACAAGTTACCTGCTTTGCTCTTCATGCGGCAGCCGCGCAACAGCAGCGAGCGTCAGCGTTTGCGCCAACGCCGGCGTGCCAACGAACAGCAGGAAGGTGGGCGAGCGGGTCTGGCTGCCGGGCTCATGGCGGGTTTGGGCTTGGGTGGCACTTCTTCGGGGAACAAAGAGAACAATGAGGCGTGCACGTGCTATGTGAACCGGGCCTCAGTCAAACAGTTTGGGGCAGAGTTGGGAGGAGGAGGGGGGTCGACAGATGGACTAAACGGGATAAGGGAAGGTGGGAGAGAGGCCAGGGAAGGAGGTTCAAATCCATTGCAAAGCTCTGCTCTACCTCAGGGGAAGCAGCAGCCCCCTACGGTCCTCACTCAGGCTCTGCTGGCTCAGGCCTGCCCAGGGTTCGAGGAGGCTGTAGACGGAGTCCGATTCATCGCAAACCACATGAAGAGCGAGGACGACGACCGTAGCGTGAGTCATTCTGTTTCATAATCACATAACTGAATGTGCGGATGAGTGTTTTCACATTGGCAACAATAGCATGCTGTCATTCATAACAGTCATAGTATAAATAATACTTCCTGTTCATTGTTGTGTCTGAAATGATAGATTAGTGACACTGACAACCAGCTTGATGACTCAATATAGAAATATGTCTTTTGTTCAAACCAAATAACTTAATTGATAAGAAGCTAAAATGTTATTAGGCCTGCACATTTAATTGAAGATGTATTTATGATCATGGCATGCTTTAAAAATTGGTGTcagttaaatttaattacatttgaaggCATGCTGTACTGTAGTAGATCTGCTCATTATACAACATGACATTTTCATGGACATTTCGAAAAGTTTTGGAATGGACTTTAAAGGGTTAATGTACCCAAACTGAaacttctgtcattaattactcaccctcattacATTCCAAACTCTTAAAACCTTCATTCAACatgcaaattaagatatttttgataaaatcagAGAACTTTCTAATCCTCCATAGACCGCAACACAAGTGTGATAAACATGAACAAACGACAAAGACTGGCATGGAAGAGAACACTGTtgagtaaagtttttttttttttttttttttgtactcgaAAAATGTATTCTAGTAGCTTCAAAGCATTACTGTTTAATCACATGGATGTCATATGGACTATTTGAAAAACGTCTCTGCTATGTTTCTTATAGtatattttgagtgaactatccctttaagtagagggacttaatttcttaatttccttcataatacattaatttgaattttgaagATGATTAAAAGGTGTGTGGGTTTGTAATGACTTAAAGTTAAGTCACATGGTGACAGAACTATTTTATGTGGTGAATCAGTGGTGTTAAATTAGTCTACCAGCCTGTCATATTGCTAAGATTATTAAAGACTATGATATGCATTCACTCAGAAAAagtgatgcattttaaagtaaagtttATTAACCCAATCAGT is part of the Puntigrus tetrazona isolate hp1 chromosome 16, ASM1883169v1, whole genome shotgun sequence genome and encodes:
- the chrnb2 gene encoding neuronal acetylcholine receptor subunit beta-2, which gives rise to MMALWTLFCILAIVKSSDGADTEERLVEHLLNPAHYNKLIRPATNGSELVTVQLMVSLAQLISVHEREQIMTTNVWLTQEWQDYRLTWNPDEFDGMKKVRLPSKHIWLPDVVLYNNADGMYEVSFYSNAVISYDGSVFWLPPAIYKSACKIEVKHFPFDQQNCTLSFRSWTYDRTEVDLVLRADVASMDDFTPSGEWDIIALPGRRNENPSDPTYVDITYDFIIRRKPLFYTINLIIPCVLITSLAILVFYLPSDCGEKMTLCISVLLALTVFLLLISKIVPPTSLDVPLVGKYLMFTMVLVTFSIVTSVCVLNVHHRSPTTHTMPPWVKLVFLNKLPALLFMRQPRNSSERQRLRQRRRANEQQEGGRAGLAAGLMAGLGLGGTSSGNKENNEACTCYVNRASVKQFGAELGGGGGSTDGLNGIREGGREAREGGSNPLQSSALPQGKQQPPTVLTQALLAQACPGFEEAVDGVRFIANHMKSEDDDRSVSEDWKYVAMVIDRLFLWIFVFVCVFGTIGMFLQPLFQNYTAKTITNTPG